The proteins below come from a single Natrinema sp. SYSU A 869 genomic window:
- a CDS encoding winged helix-turn-helix domain-containing protein, whose amino-acid sequence MSEETDLSTLLAVLDDEYARDILTHTSVEPMSASTLSERCDASLPTIYRRLDRLEECDLVTEETELASDGNHYSVYSANLDRLELSLEDGSFTLELTYREEDVADKFTRMWEGMR is encoded by the coding sequence GTGAGTGAGGAAACAGACCTGTCGACATTGCTCGCGGTTCTCGACGATGAGTACGCACGGGATATCCTCACTCACACGAGCGTCGAACCCATGTCTGCCAGTACATTGAGCGAACGGTGTGACGCGTCTCTCCCAACGATCTATCGGCGGCTCGATCGGCTCGAGGAGTGTGACCTCGTCACTGAAGAGACGGAACTCGCCTCCGACGGCAATCACTACAGCGTCTACAGTGCGAACCTCGACCGACTAGAGCTGTCGCTGGAGGATGGCTCGTTCACTCTCGAGTTGACGTATCGCGAGGAAGACGTCGCCGACAAATTCACTCGTATGTGGGAGGGGATGCGATGA